The genomic region GTTTTCCCGTGAATACCGAGCAGGGTGCTGCAAAGAAGAATAGCTATACGTCACGCGTGCTTGTCGAGCAGTGCAGCGTATTTGAAAGCAGCTTGACACAACAAGTGAGCAAGCTGTCGCCGGATGCGAAGCAAATGATACCGATGATGTTGTTTGCCGTTGCTTTTCTTTTCTTGCTTGCTATATCCGATAGGACCACAAAGAGCCATTACTCCAATGGCGATTTTCCAAATTCAGGACCTATACCCATTTTCCTGAAGTACCGCAAACTGCTTATTTAGTACCCTTTCATCTTTTTTAGGGTTAGCACTTCTGCTAACCGAGCATTCGTATTTATTTTTTAATCGAAAATAACCGTGCATTGCTTTGCAATGCCGTTTAATCAGGTTTATATGAGAAAAAAGATGGTACTGAGCGGGTTCTACTACTTAGTCGCATGGAGCAGTACGGCAATCGCTGCTCAGGATACCTTGGGAAATTCGAACACCCTGGGTACAATTTGGCCGCAAATAGAATCAAGTTTTCCGGGTTTTGCGGCAAAGGATGCCGCTATTGCGGTTGCTTTGCAAAAGGAACGTGCGTTGCGAAGCAGTATGCTTCCACAGGTGAAGATGCAGGCGCAGCATAGCTACGGCACGTTTGAGGGTAGCTCGGGAGGTTTTTTTCCGCAACCCGGCTTCTTTAACGTCAGTGGCAATGCGGGCCTTCGTGGAAGTGAGCTAGCAGCCAATAACTTCGGATCAGCAACAGTTGAGTGGGATCTGATCACATTTGGAAAACAAGGCAAAGAAAAAGAAGCAGCGAGGACGGCTGTTCTGCGTACGGAGACGGATAAGGCTGCTTATCTGTTGGATTTAAAGAAGCTGAGTATCGAGCGTTATATCGCATTGCTGTACGACGAGTCTAAATGGCGCTGGTCTGCAAAAAACGCACAGCGGCTAGATGATATCCGTAGGATTACGGCAGGTTTATCGTCCGCAGGATTAAGGCCGGCAGCCGACAGTTTGCTGGCATCCTCGTCCTACGTGCAAGCGTTGGGCGAACAACAGCGATGGACTGGCGCGAAGGAGGCTTCGCTAATCAAGTTCTTAGCTTTGTTTCAGGGGCAGTCGCTGGATTATCAGGCCTCCTTGGATCGCTTTTTAGGTTTGACAGCAGCAAAGAACGGCGGTGTTTCGCAAGCACTTACTGATCATCCTTTTTTGGAAAACTTAGCTCAGGCATCGACCTATCATCAATTGGAAGCTGAAGTGCATAAGCGATCTTCGCTGCCTACGGTCCGCCTGTTAGGGGGCTATGCCTATCGAAGTTCCGGAATAGGGCAAGATGGTATGGTATCGGGTGCTTGGTCGGATGGTTTCAAGAACAGCACAAACAATGTGCTGGCGGGCGTAGGTTTAGTTTGGAATCTAAGCAGCTTGCAAACCAACAAATACAAGGCCGAAGCGAGCAGACAAGAAGGGGAAGCGGCTAAAGCCTTGCATGAGCAATATAGGCAAGGTATGGAGGCCAACCTATCGGCGGTGCATCAGGAAATCACGATGCAGTTTGCACGCTTAAAGAACAGCAAACTTGCTGTACAGCATGCACAAGATGCTTATCAGATGTACCTTGCACGCTATAAGAGCGGTTTGATTGCTTTAAGCGAACTGCTTCAAATTTCGAAGCTATTGGAGGAAGCCGAGCAGAAGCATATCGATGCAGCAAAATCCTATTGGATTCTCCTGGCCGAGGAAGCCTCCTTGAACAGCAATTTTGATTTCGTCTTTAATAACCTTTAATCCACAGCTATGAGTTTAATTAGATTTGCCTTAAGAAAGCCTATCGCTATCATGGTTGCGGTAATGGCTATTGCCTTTTTTTCCTATACGACGATCAAGAAGATCAATGTAGATATTTTTCCGGAGGTGGAGCTTCCGGCGATTTATATCGCTATGCCCTATGGGGGCTTATCGCCCGCCTATATGGACGGCTTTATGTCCAATGAGTTTCAAAAAGTACTCCTATTTGTTTCCGGGGTTAAGAATATAGATTTTAAGAGTATACAAGGTTTATCGCTGATGAAGCTAACCTTCTATCCAGGGACGAATATGGCGCAGGCGGCGGGGGAGGTGTCGACCTCGGTATCCCGGGCGATGGGATTCCTTCCGGCGGGCGCTGTACCACCGATGGTGGTTCGTTTTGACGGGAGTTCTCTGCCGGTTGGTCAACTGGTGTTTGAAAGTGAGCAGCGATCGGTGAATGAGATTCAGACTTTGGTAATCACCAAAGTGCGGCCTATGTTCGTCGAGATCCCGGGTATTACAGCACCAGCACCCTTTGGTGGGAATATTCGTTCCATCGTGGTCAACATCGATCCGGAAGCGATGCAGGCGAATGGCCTGAGTCCGGAAGAGATTACGCTTGCTATCAGCAAAAATAGCTTGCCCTCTCCGGCGGGCAATATTCGCATTGGCGATGAGAATCTGATGGCACCCATTAATTCGATTGCCAAGGGTGCCGAGGAGTTCTTAAATACGCCGATTAAAACGGGAGAGAACCGGACGATTTATGTTCGGGACGTCGCTCGCGTAGAAGATGGCGCCGACCAGACGGTGGGTTATGCTTTGGTGAATGGGAAGCGCTCGGTCTACCTGCCGATTATCAAGAAGGCCGATGCGTCTACGCTGACCGCCGTGGATAACTTAAAGTCTTCTTTGGGGAAAATAAAAGAACAGCTGCCTGAAGATGTGGAGGTACGATATGAGTTTGACCAGTCGAAATACATCGAGCGGGCGCTGACGAAGCTGATCCACGAGGGCATATTGGGCGCCATATTTACAGGCTTGATGATTCTTCTATTCCTGGGGGATTCGCGTGGCGCTTTGATCGTCGTATTGACTATCCCGATTGCGATATTAACGGCAGTCATGGTCTTGTATCTGTTTGGACAGACCATAAATATCATGACCTTAAGTGGGCTAGCCTTGTCGATCGGTATTCTCGTGGATGAAGCGACGGTTACCATCGAGAATATACATCAGCATATGGAGCAAGGAAAAGCAAAGCCGCGCGCAATCGTCGATGCGCTTTTGGAGATCTCTATTCCAAAGCTTTTGATATTATTATGTATCCTGGCGGTATTAACGCCCGCATTTATTATGACCGGTATTCCGAAGGATATGTTTATGCCGCTTTCTATGGCCGTTGCCTTTGCAATGATTGCCTCTTTTATTGCTTCACAGACCTTTGTGCCTATTCTGGCGAATTGGATGATGAAATCGAAAAAGCATGATAAGCAACAAGGGAAGCGGAAGCGCAAGTTGTTCGAGCGCTTCAATCTACACTATTCTTCGCGCATGCGTCGCTGGTCGGGTCGGGTATTGCCCTTGTTCTTAGTTTACCTGGTGCTTGCTGGCGGTCTATCAGCCTTGTTGCTTACGCAGGTAGGGATGGATGTAATGCCGGTTTCGAACTCCGGGGATTTCCAGCTGCGGATTCAGGCGCCCCAAGGTAGCCGATTGGAAAAAACGCAGGCGCTGGTACAGGGGGTGACTGAGGAAATAAAAGCGCAGTTGCCAGATAACGCTGTGAATCTGACTTCAGCTTATGTTGGTCTGCAGCCTCCAGGCAACCCAATCAACCCGATCTTCCTTTTTACCAATGCCTCGCATGAGGCTGTTCTGCAGGTTTCCGTCAATCAGGGAATTTATAAGGGATCAGTTGAAGCACTTAAGGAGGGTATTCGAATTGCTTTAGCGGCTAAGTTTCCTGATGCGCAGTTCAATTATGAGCCGATGGAATTGACGGAAAAGATTATGGGGCAGGGGGCAATGACGCCAATTGAGGTGAAAGTAGGGGCTAATCAGGTGAAGGCAGCCTATACACATGCAGCTAAGATTGAAAAGGAGTTGAAGGAAGTGCCTTATTTACGGGATATCCGCATTGCGGAGCCTATCAACTATCCGACGTTAGAGATCGAAGTCAACCGGGATTTAGCGGGGCAGTATGGATTGACGATGCAGGATATTACGAAGAGCTTAGTAACAGCGACTTCGTCTACTCGCTTTACCGATAAGAATTTGTGGGTGGATCCTCGCTCGGGTCTGGTGTTTCAGGTGCAGGTGCAGATTCCGGAGGCGTTGATGTCGTCGGAGGAGGCTTTGCGCGCTATGCCCTTGAAAAAAGGGAGTTTGCGTCCTGTGCTGGAGGACGTTGCAACGGTGAAACGAGTAACAGCGCCCGCACAGGTCAATCGGAAGGGACCAAATCGCTATGTGACGCTTATTGCGAACATTTATGATAAGGACCTGGGGACAGCATCGCGGGCAGTGAAGCAGGCTATTGCAAATGCGGGGGATGCTCCTCGTGGAACCTCGGTCTGGACGGAAGGAACCTTGCAGTTATTGGACGATACGCTGGATAGCTTATTGGCAGGATTGGGCTTAGCAATAATTGCAATCTTCCTGATGCTTTCGGCTTATTATCAATCATTCAAAGTACCCCTGATTATTTTGTCGGTTCTTCCTGCCGTAATTGCCGGTGCTTTGTTGCTGTTGTTCTTAACCGGAAGCACGCTAAACCTGCAATCTTATATGGGGATCATTATGTCTTTAGGGGTTTCTGTTTCGAATGCAGTGTTGCTGATCAATCAGGCGGAGTATTTTAGGAAGCAAGTAGGCTTGAGTCCCGCAAATGCGGCGCGCATGGCGGCTTCCTCGCGCTTGCGCCCTGTACTGATGACTGCGGCAGCCATGCTTGCCGGTATGTTGCCGATGGCCATTGGAATTGGTGATGGTGCGGAACAGATTGCGCCTTTAGGAAGAGCGGTAATCGGTGGATTGATTGCATCGACTTTCAGCATTCTGCTTTTATTGCCGCACTTCTTTAGTGCCTTGTTGGCTAAATCGTCAATTGCGGATCCCTCGCTGGACCCTGATGATACCGCGAGTCCTTATTTTCAAAAACAAATACATTCTTAATAGTGAGACTATGAAAACTGCATATCAACATATAATCAAGCAAGCTTTGGCGGTATCCGCCCTGCTTGCACTTTTTACCGCCTGCTCTTCGGAAGCAAAGCATGAGCAAGCGACAAAGGAAAAGCAGCCTGTGGCTGCTTCCTATCCGACGGCAGAAATACAGCTGATGAATCCGGAGTATCAGCTATCGATTCCTGCGGAATTGAAGCCATACGAGCAAGTCGCGGTATATGCGAAAGTCAGTGGCTTCGTGCAGCGCATGTTGGTGGATCGAGGCGACCGCGTGCGTAAAGGACAGCTCCTGGCAGTCTTGGAAGCGCCGGAGATGAACCAGCAACATCTTTCGGATAAGTCGACGGAGCAGAAGCTCTACAACGATTACCTGTATTCGCAACAGGCCTATGAACGATTGAAACAAGCGTCGGCCACTAGCGGCGCCGTGGCAGCGATTGAATTGGACCATGCAAAGAGTGCGATGGAGAGTGCGAAGTCGGCCTATGAATCTTCGAAGGCAGGATCTGCTCATTCTTCGCAACTTCAGAAATATCTACGAATAACGGCACCTTTTGATGGTATTATCACAGAGCGAAATGTGTCTGTGGGTGCATTGGCAGGTGCGAATGTCGCGCAGCCCATGTTTATGATGGCGCAGGGGAACAAACTACGTCTGACTTTAGCACTGCCGGAGAAACATGCCTCATCCGTACAGGAAGGGATGAAGGCTAGCTTTCAGGTCAGCTCCCAACCGGGCAAGAGCTTCGATGCGGTGCTCTCGCGTTCGGCAGGGATGCTGAATCAGCAGGATCGATCATTAACGTTGGAATTCGATGTCAACAATGCCGACGGAGCGCTACAGGGTGGTGACTATGCGCAGGCTAAATTGCGACTTCAACGCAGAAGTAGTACCTTTTGGGTGCCAATGAAGAGTGTACTTCAAACGCAAATGGGTACATTTGTAATGACCTTGAACAATCAGGAGATAAAAAAGGTGCCTGTCAAGGAGGGAATCCACCAGGACAGCTTAGTGGAAGTGTTCGGTGATTTAGCAGCGACAGACCTTATTTTGCTGAAACCATCGGACGAGATTAAAGAAGGGAAAGTGCAGCTTTAAGCAAAACGGGAACATTAAATTAAAGTATTAGAAAAACATCATATCTTATTTAAAATGAAAAGAACATGGCTATCTGCTTTCTTCGGATTAGCAGTATTAGGATTAACGGCTTGCGGAAACAGCAACGAGAAGAAGGCAGACACACAGGATAGCGCTGTTGTAAACAGTGATACTACACAACAAACAGCACAGACCACGAATCATAACATTTCCTTCCTTGATGAAAAAGGAAATGCTGTCGATCTGAACTCCTTAAAAGGAAAAGTAGTATTCATCAACTTTTGGGCGACATGGTGTCCTCCGTGTATCGAGGAGTTACCTTCTATCGACAATTTGCGCAAGGAATTCAAAGGGAACGACAATGTTGTTTTCTTGATGGTGGATGTTGACTCAGAGATTGAGCAGTCTACTGCCTTTATGAAAGATAATCAATATGACCTACCGGTCTTTATTCCAAATAGTGAGATTCCTTCGGATTTCCTTGCAGGCGCGATTCCTACAACCGTAATCCTCGATAAGCAGGGTAATATGGTCGATCGAATGGAAGGCGGGCGTGATTATAATACGCCGGAAATGAAAGAGAAGTTGAGCAGCTTAGCCAATAAGTAGGTATATCTTATGTCGAAATCATCGAATAAAACCCGCACGTTTTTCAAGGAGCATGGCTTCAGTATTTTCTTGGGCCTTGTTGTTATAATCATGCTGGTTTCTCCCGATGCTAAAGCTTGGGCAATTCGTCAGCTGATGAAGACGGGAATTTTCAACGCCAAGATTGAAGAAACGGCGCCAGCGGACAAGTTGGTTCACGATTTCTCTTTTTCGGATCTGGACGGCAACATCGTTTCGACGAATCAACTAAGAGGAAAAGTATTATTTATTAATTTCTGGGCTTCTTGGTGTCCCCCTTGCCGGGCAGAGTTTCCGTCGATCGAAGAACTATATCAGAAGTTTAAGGATCATCCGGATGTTGTTTTCATCATGATCAATCAGGACGATGAAGCGGCGATGGGGAAGTCATACCTTGATAAAGAAGGTTTTACTTTTCCTATGCATAGGCTGCACGGGCCCTTGGCGAATGAAATCTATACCGGTTCGCTGCCGACGACTTTAGTTATGGATAAAGCGGGGAGCATCCGTTTTAAACATGAAGGCTTCGCAAATTATGGGTCTTCTAAGTTTATTGCGCAGTTGGAAGAATTGCTTAATAAGAATTAAAGTCAACTAAAAGTGATAGGCCGTTTCGCTTTTTGTTTCGGACAATACGAAATAGGTCTGTACAGTGTTGACATGCGGTAATACAGCGAGCTTATGTCGCAGGAACTGATGGTAGGCTTCCATGTCTTTGGTTGCAATACGCAGCATAAAGTCATAGGAGCCAGCCATTTGGTAACATTCCATGACCTCCGGGAATTTGGACACTTCTTTTTCAAATTCGCCTAAAACTTCAAAGGTATGTGCCTTTAAGAATACTTGCGAGAAAGAGATGAGTCCGATTCCGACCATATGTCGATCGAGGATAGCTACAGTTTTTTTGATATAACCTGCTGATTTGAGCTTCTTTACGCGTTCGTGGATTGCAGCGATAGATTTGTGCAGCTTCAATGATAGCTCTTTATTGCTTAACGTTGCATCTTCTTGGAGAAGCTTGAGCAGCTTCACATCCGTTTGGTCTAAATCCATCTTCTTTATATTTTTCGGACTTCTGAATTGATATGGGTAAATATCTGAAAATTTAATTGAATAATACCATAGAAACGATAAAATTTACTGAATATCTACTCAGGTGTTGAATAATATCTTGTTTTGAATCACTTTTGTATTATTGACAAATAACGAATAATACCTAATACAATTAACTTTTAATGATGATCGAGGAAGCAACAGTTAGCAAATGTTTATCTCCTGAATTGGATAGTCGCTTTAAGCACTTATGGTGTTTAGTGGGCAACACACCGATGTTAGAACTTCAATACACTTACCAAGGTAAGCCAGGGAAGATTTATGTAAAGTGTGAGAACTATAACCTAACGGGAAGTATCAAAGATCGTATGGCTCTATACATTTTGTATAAAGCATATGCTGACTGCCAGATTCGCCCAACGGACATGATTGTTGAGGCGACAAGTGGAAATACTGGGATTGCATTTTCGGCAATCGGAAAAGCCTTAGGACATACGGTGAAAATCATTATGCCGAACTGGTTGAGCAAAGAGCGTATCGACATCATCAAGTCTATGGGTGCGGATATTCAATTGATCAGCAAGGAAGAAGGTGGTTTCTTGGGAAGTATCAAACTTAGTGAAGAATTAGCGGCACAGGGCGGTGTATTTTTGCCTAGACAGTTTGAGAATCTTTTCAATGCAGAAGCACATGAATTGACAACGGGTAAAGAGATTGCTTTGCAATTGCAATCTCAAGGATTAGTTGCAGACGCTTTCGTTGCTGGAGTTGGTACAGGTGGTACAGTAATGGGTGTAGGCAAGCAATTGAAGAACTACAATCCTAACGTACGAATCCATCCTTTAGAGCCGCAAGAAAGTCCTACTTTAACTACAGGATATAAAGTTGGAGCTCACCGTATTCAAGGTATCTCTGATGAGTTTATTCCTGCTATTGTTAAGTTGAACGAGCTTGATCCGGTAATTTGTGCTTCTGATGGTGATTCTATCATTATGGCGCAAAAATTAGCACAGCAATTAGGTTTGGCGGTTGGAATCTCTTCCGGTGCTAACGTGATTGGTGCGATCAAATTAAAGCAAGAGTTGGGTGATGATGCTGTTGTAGTGACATTATTATGCGACGATAATAAGAAATACTTAACTACAGATTTAGTTAAGGAGCAACCAGTTAAAGAGGGTTATATTTCTACTGATCTTGATTTTACGGGATTCCATCCGATTGCAAGATTAGAAAAACCATTAATTGGTTTCAATAAATAGTCTTTTGTTTCATACAGCTGTTGTTGGCTGTTAAGTTTTCTAGTAGAAGTTAGCCGAGTTCCAGCTCGGTTAACTTAATTTCAATAGAACCGAATTATGAAGTATATTTTTCATGTTTTATTAATATTGACGCTTTTCTTTGCGGGAACTGTGCAAGCACAAGAGGCTGATAGTTTGATCAGCTTAGACGATGTCGAGTTCTCCTCGGGAGCAGATACGCAAGTATTGGATACTTCCCTAACGGAGGATGTTGTATTCACCGATGGCCAGGATTCAGTTGCTCAAGATACGACGGCTGCAAGCGCTGTTGCTGCTACTGCGGCTCCGGAAGAGTCTAAATCCCTATGGGGAATCTTTATCGCCGGTCTGATCGGCGGATTCGCGGCCTTCCTGATGCCTTGTATTTTCCCGATGGTGCCTCTCACGGTATCTTTCTTTACCAAGAAATCAGGCAGCAAAGGGAAGGCGGTATCTCAAGCCTTTTTATATGGCTTATTCATTATTGTAATCTATGTTGCATTAGGAATGTTGATCACCATCGCTTTTGGCGCAGAGGCATTGAATGCCCTGTCTACCAATGGTATCTTCAACTTCCTATTCTTCCTGTTATTGGTGGTGTTCGCAGCTTCTTTCTTTGGAGCTTTCGAAATCACTTTGCCAAGTTCATTCGTGAACAAGATCGACTCCAACTCGGATAAGAGTGGTCTGATTGGCTTGTTCTTTATGTCGGCTAGTTTAGCCGTGGTTTCCTTCTCTTGTACAGGACCTATCATCGGTACCTTATTAGTAGAAGCAGCAACAAAAGGCGAGCGCTTAGGCCCTGCCGTAGGGATGTTCGGATTCTCTTTAGCATTGGCTATCCCATTCGTACTGTTCGCCATGTTCCCTTCTTTATTGAAGTCATTGCCAAAATCAGGCGGATGGTTGAACAGCGTAAAAGTAGTATTGGGTTTCTTGGAGCTTGCGCTAGCAATGAAATTCCTTTCCAACGTGGATTTAGCTTACAATTGGCAGCTATTGGACCGCGAGGTCTTCTTAGCGCTATGGATCGTTATATTCGGTTTAATGGGCTTATACCTATTAGGAAAGATCAAGTTCTCGCATGATAGCGACCTGCCTTATCTTTCTGTTCCGCGTACGGTTTTGACCATCATTGTATTCTCTTTTGTAGTCTACATGATCCCGGGGATGTGGGGAGCACCATTGAAATCGATCGCAGCCTTCCTTCCTCCAATCGGTACACAAGACTTTGATTTAAGTTCTGCGACACATGCAGCACCAGCGGCTTCAGCAGATGCTAGCAGCAGAAAGCATTACACACATTTCCACAGCCGTGCGACCATCAAAGGATTCGATCCTTACTATGATTATGATGAAGCATTGGCAGCCGCGAAAGCGCAGAATAAACCCCTGATGATCGACTTTACAGGTTGGACCTGTGTCAATTGTCGTAAGATGGAAGCTTCGGTTTGGTCGGATCCGAAAGTACGGAACCTGATCAATGAGAACTTTATTCTGGTGGAGCTATATGTAGATGAGCATGATTTGAAATTGCCGGAAGCAGAACAATATGTTTCCAAAGAAACCGGCAAGAAGATCAATACCGTTGGTAAGAAGAATACCGACTTCCAGATTACCCGTTTCCAGAGCAACTCGCAACCTTTGTATGCAATCGTAGGTGCTGATGAGCAGCTACTCGTTACGGCAAGCGGTGCAAACTATGATATCGATAGCTACGCAGCTTACCTGCAGAGCGCTATAGACGCTTATAAGGCGAAGTAAAGCGATTTTATTTTTTCGTAAGAAAGGCGCATTGTCTGAGGATAATGCGCCTTTCTTTTTGCATCGAGCTACGAACGAAGGTCTTAGCTACCTTCAATCTGTCTCTCCTTTTCTTAATCCATTGTATAACCTAATCATAACCCTTTCCGAGCGGTTATGATTGGGTTATACATTGGGTTTGAAAGGGCTTTGCATTGGGTTTAAGCAATCTCAGTCCTGGTTTATTATTGAAGAATTTCCCTCTGCATTCCCTCGTTCTTTTCCTGATTTTGATGTATTTTTACGCAGCAACCAAGACGAAATTCACGTACTTTAGCCAATTAAAAGAGACTACCAAGCGCTAAGAAAGCTAATAGATAATTAGATGTACCCAGAGGCAAGAACACTTACACAGGAGCAACATGGACACACGATGCATCATAACGGTGCCATTTCCAGCGATGGAAACTGGATTGTGTTTGATTACAGAAATGACGATACACATATTGGCCGAACAGGGACCATCGCGGTATTAGACCGGCGAACAGGCAAGCAGTTTCCGATTTATCAAACGCTCGGGCAGTCAATCTATGGACCTGGTGTTGGGGCGGCGTCCTTTAATCCCTGTACCAATCAGATTGTTTTTATTCATGGCATGCTCGATGCAAATAAAGAGAAACCCTATGATATCACCCGTCGCACGGCGGTGATTGTCGACTTAGAACACGAGATGAAGGCTTCCTATGCCGACAGTCGTGATTTGCTAGCTCCTTACGCTGCTGGTAGCCTGCGAGGAGGAACGCATTCTCATATGTGGAGTCCTGATGGGAAGATGTTAAGTTTTACCTATAATGATGAGCTTGTTGATCCCCACTTGCGGATGGTTGGATTTATGTTTCCTGTGGAACAGCCAGTTAAGGTGAGAGATAAGCGTGGAAATGTTCAAGGAAATTATTACGCTGTGATTGTTTCCAATGTAACGGACAGTCCCAAGCCAGGGTCTGACGAAATTAATAAGGCGTTCGATGAATGTTGGGTAAAGTGTTCATCGAAAGATGGCGCTCGTTACAGTATAGCTTTTCAAGGTAATACCCTAAATGCATCTGCTGAAACAGTCACTGAAATCTTTGTAGTTGATGTTGATTTGGATCTTGCGTTAGCGGATAAGT from Sphingobacterium sp. BN32 harbors:
- a CDS encoding TolC family protein, yielding MRKKMVLSGFYYLVAWSSTAIAAQDTLGNSNTLGTIWPQIESSFPGFAAKDAAIAVALQKERALRSSMLPQVKMQAQHSYGTFEGSSGGFFPQPGFFNVSGNAGLRGSELAANNFGSATVEWDLITFGKQGKEKEAARTAVLRTETDKAAYLLDLKKLSIERYIALLYDESKWRWSAKNAQRLDDIRRITAGLSSAGLRPAADSLLASSSYVQALGEQQRWTGAKEASLIKFLALFQGQSLDYQASLDRFLGLTAAKNGGVSQALTDHPFLENLAQASTYHQLEAEVHKRSSLPTVRLLGGYAYRSSGIGQDGMVSGAWSDGFKNSTNNVLAGVGLVWNLSSLQTNKYKAEASRQEGEAAKALHEQYRQGMEANLSAVHQEITMQFARLKNSKLAVQHAQDAYQMYLARYKSGLIALSELLQISKLLEEAEQKHIDAAKSYWILLAEEASLNSNFDFVFNNL
- a CDS encoding efflux RND transporter permease subunit codes for the protein MSLIRFALRKPIAIMVAVMAIAFFSYTTIKKINVDIFPEVELPAIYIAMPYGGLSPAYMDGFMSNEFQKVLLFVSGVKNIDFKSIQGLSLMKLTFYPGTNMAQAAGEVSTSVSRAMGFLPAGAVPPMVVRFDGSSLPVGQLVFESEQRSVNEIQTLVITKVRPMFVEIPGITAPAPFGGNIRSIVVNIDPEAMQANGLSPEEITLAISKNSLPSPAGNIRIGDENLMAPINSIAKGAEEFLNTPIKTGENRTIYVRDVARVEDGADQTVGYALVNGKRSVYLPIIKKADASTLTAVDNLKSSLGKIKEQLPEDVEVRYEFDQSKYIERALTKLIHEGILGAIFTGLMILLFLGDSRGALIVVLTIPIAILTAVMVLYLFGQTINIMTLSGLALSIGILVDEATVTIENIHQHMEQGKAKPRAIVDALLEISIPKLLILLCILAVLTPAFIMTGIPKDMFMPLSMAVAFAMIASFIASQTFVPILANWMMKSKKHDKQQGKRKRKLFERFNLHYSSRMRRWSGRVLPLFLVYLVLAGGLSALLLTQVGMDVMPVSNSGDFQLRIQAPQGSRLEKTQALVQGVTEEIKAQLPDNAVNLTSAYVGLQPPGNPINPIFLFTNASHEAVLQVSVNQGIYKGSVEALKEGIRIALAAKFPDAQFNYEPMELTEKIMGQGAMTPIEVKVGANQVKAAYTHAAKIEKELKEVPYLRDIRIAEPINYPTLEIEVNRDLAGQYGLTMQDITKSLVTATSSTRFTDKNLWVDPRSGLVFQVQVQIPEALMSSEEALRAMPLKKGSLRPVLEDVATVKRVTAPAQVNRKGPNRYVTLIANIYDKDLGTASRAVKQAIANAGDAPRGTSVWTEGTLQLLDDTLDSLLAGLGLAIIAIFLMLSAYYQSFKVPLIILSVLPAVIAGALLLLFLTGSTLNLQSYMGIIMSLGVSVSNAVLLINQAEYFRKQVGLSPANAARMAASSRLRPVLMTAAAMLAGMLPMAIGIGDGAEQIAPLGRAVIGGLIASTFSILLLLPHFFSALLAKSSIADPSLDPDDTASPYFQKQIHS
- a CDS encoding efflux RND transporter periplasmic adaptor subunit, which encodes MKTAYQHIIKQALAVSALLALFTACSSEAKHEQATKEKQPVAASYPTAEIQLMNPEYQLSIPAELKPYEQVAVYAKVSGFVQRMLVDRGDRVRKGQLLAVLEAPEMNQQHLSDKSTEQKLYNDYLYSQQAYERLKQASATSGAVAAIELDHAKSAMESAKSAYESSKAGSAHSSQLQKYLRITAPFDGIITERNVSVGALAGANVAQPMFMMAQGNKLRLTLALPEKHASSVQEGMKASFQVSSQPGKSFDAVLSRSAGMLNQQDRSLTLEFDVNNADGALQGGDYAQAKLRLQRRSSTFWVPMKSVLQTQMGTFVMTLNNQEIKKVPVKEGIHQDSLVEVFGDLAATDLILLKPSDEIKEGKVQL
- a CDS encoding TlpA disulfide reductase family protein; translated protein: MKRTWLSAFFGLAVLGLTACGNSNEKKADTQDSAVVNSDTTQQTAQTTNHNISFLDEKGNAVDLNSLKGKVVFINFWATWCPPCIEELPSIDNLRKEFKGNDNVVFLMVDVDSEIEQSTAFMKDNQYDLPVFIPNSEIPSDFLAGAIPTTVILDKQGNMVDRMEGGRDYNTPEMKEKLSSLANK
- a CDS encoding TlpA disulfide reductase family protein → MSKSSNKTRTFFKEHGFSIFLGLVVIIMLVSPDAKAWAIRQLMKTGIFNAKIEETAPADKLVHDFSFSDLDGNIVSTNQLRGKVLFINFWASWCPPCRAEFPSIEELYQKFKDHPDVVFIMINQDDEAAMGKSYLDKEGFTFPMHRLHGPLANEIYTGSLPTTLVMDKAGSIRFKHEGFANYGSSKFIAQLEELLNKN
- a CDS encoding Lrp/AsnC family transcriptional regulator, with translation MDLDQTDVKLLKLLQEDATLSNKELSLKLHKSIAAIHERVKKLKSAGYIKKTVAILDRHMVGIGLISFSQVFLKAHTFEVLGEFEKEVSKFPEVMECYQMAGSYDFMLRIATKDMEAYHQFLRHKLAVLPHVNTVQTYFVLSETKSETAYHF
- a CDS encoding PLP-dependent cysteine synthase family protein; this encodes MMIEEATVSKCLSPELDSRFKHLWCLVGNTPMLELQYTYQGKPGKIYVKCENYNLTGSIKDRMALYILYKAYADCQIRPTDMIVEATSGNTGIAFSAIGKALGHTVKIIMPNWLSKERIDIIKSMGADIQLISKEEGGFLGSIKLSEELAAQGGVFLPRQFENLFNAEAHELTTGKEIALQLQSQGLVADAFVAGVGTGGTVMGVGKQLKNYNPNVRIHPLEPQESPTLTTGYKVGAHRIQGISDEFIPAIVKLNELDPVICASDGDSIIMAQKLAQQLGLAVGISSGANVIGAIKLKQELGDDAVVVTLLCDDNKKYLTTDLVKEQPVKEGYISTDLDFTGFHPIARLEKPLIGFNK
- a CDS encoding protein-disulfide reductase DsbD, encoding MKYIFHVLLILTLFFAGTVQAQEADSLISLDDVEFSSGADTQVLDTSLTEDVVFTDGQDSVAQDTTAASAVAATAAPEESKSLWGIFIAGLIGGFAAFLMPCIFPMVPLTVSFFTKKSGSKGKAVSQAFLYGLFIIVIYVALGMLITIAFGAEALNALSTNGIFNFLFFLLLVVFAASFFGAFEITLPSSFVNKIDSNSDKSGLIGLFFMSASLAVVSFSCTGPIIGTLLVEAATKGERLGPAVGMFGFSLALAIPFVLFAMFPSLLKSLPKSGGWLNSVKVVLGFLELALAMKFLSNVDLAYNWQLLDREVFLALWIVIFGLMGLYLLGKIKFSHDSDLPYLSVPRTVLTIIVFSFVVYMIPGMWGAPLKSIAAFLPPIGTQDFDLSSATHAAPAASADASSRKHYTHFHSRATIKGFDPYYDYDEALAAAKAQNKPLMIDFTGWTCVNCRKMEASVWSDPKVRNLINENFILVELYVDEHDLKLPEAEQYVSKETGKKINTVGKKNTDFQITRFQSNSQPLYAIVGADEQLLVTASGANYDIDSYAAYLQSAIDAYKAK